In the genome of Phlebotomus papatasi isolate M1 chromosome 2, Ppap_2.1, whole genome shotgun sequence, one region contains:
- the LOC129800245 gene encoding probable serine hydrolase — protein MNKRNEFTEVEIPVPWGHVAGKWYGPADVRPILILHGWLDNAGSYDTLIPLLPKDRISYLAIDLPGHGFSSHIPEGMTYSHYDYLWLIHRIREIYGWPKVSLMGHSLGAVLNFLYTGIFPQDVDMIINLDGMIPMTTADFVTKKLIANISNTTKFMIQHLNPKSQPSYSKEELIERMIASSYGSLSPEDFEDMKMKNPNFQNHKVSGKHHVHLSHPERVSGLITQFILKYRSAKSKM, from the exons ATGAACAAGAGAAAT GAATTTACGGAAGTGGAGATTCCTGTGCCTTGGGGTCATGTAGCTGGGAAATGGTATGGTCCAGCTGATGTGAGACCAATCCTCATACTTCACGGATGGTTGGACAACGCAGGGTCATACGATACTTTAATTCCACTTCTGCCTAAAGATAGGATTAGCTACTTAGCCATCGACTTACCAGGACATGGATTTTCATCTCATATTCCTGAGGGAATGACCTACAGTCACTATGACTATTTGTGGCTCATTCATCGAATTCGAGAAATTTATGGATGGCCAAAGGTCTCTTTAATGGGCCATTCTCTGGGAGCAGTGTTAAATTTCCTTTATACTGGGATCTTCCCTCAAGATGTTGATATGATTATCAACTTGGATGGTATGATTCCCATGACAACAGCAGATTTTGTTACTAAAAAATTGATAGCTAATATCTCAAATACGACAAAATTCATGATCCAACATCTCAATCCCAAGTCCCAACCATCTTATTCAAAGGAAGAACTTATAGAACGGATGATTGCAAGTTCATATGGTTCTCTCTCACCAGAGGACT TTGAAGATATGAagatgaaaaatccaaattttcagAATCATAAAGTATCAGGAAAGCATCATGTCCATTTATCGCATCCTGAACGAGTTTCTGGACTGATTACTCAATTTATCCTAAAATATCGTTCAGCTAAAAGCAAAATGTAA